A single genomic interval of Salmo trutta chromosome 13, fSalTru1.1, whole genome shotgun sequence harbors:
- the trpc2a gene encoding short transient receptor potential channel 2 — MENITPDQWQAIVNKKLNFPPTLIAAIQEDNSILVGSLLSTGDGIIRQLDESEDRLWREALNLSIRMGNEDTFSALMLGVKFDFRQIYEALLVAVDTNQPRVVKRLLDRLDQEKGNKMDVRSFSMAIFDHSIDDSQFAPGVTPLTLACQKDLYDIVTMLTKKGHAIPLPHSVSCTCLECRNGRQYDLLKFSLSRINTYRGMASRAYLSITTEDAMLSAFRLSRELRKLSKKEPEFKPQYLSLEELCQEFAVEMLAMCRNQSEVTTILNICDDDNEDELDKQSFEEGIPTLSRLRLAVNYNQKLFVSHPICQQVLSSIWCGNIPGWRGSKTVWKLTVSLGIFFTMPLLCMIYWVAPKSKIGKTLKIPVIKFLLHSASYLWFIIALLAESIFMELYRDEFASRQQNILYNSLHMIWVVGFFWSECKNVWAEGLRGYIVDWSNILDMIVLSMYLASFGLRVLIMAIGHFVCQDQNLVEKCAYFTQTVRDEWWQEDPQLISEILFAVTSMLSFTRLAYILPAHESLGTLQISIGIMIDDMMRFMFLLMIIGTAFLCGLNNIYVPYATSPHLGRFNETFNFLFWTMFGASNQGYVDMPDFVLAQFVGRVLYGVFTLVIVIILLNMLIAMITNSFQKIEDDADVEWKFARSKLYLSYFREGSTIPVPFNLVPSPKALFYLLRGFFCCCNQKKTPDYPPIASVSNSTMNNSGEAGMDRVSYRLQVVKALVQRYIEAARREFGEATRKDVGNRITELNKGVGRLHSAMKQLHQNLQNSKSFGSKSDGGNFLGKYIKGAKNNFKNFDKNEAMGNSPDLLRVNLHIIGGVEEGKKEEGKTEMIPEVFTEKNTPTNNRESSPDISPESQSGQEFLERETESTCTQGTVGENTNIMS; from the exons ATGGAAAATATTACG CCAGACCAATGGCAGGCGATTGTGAACAAAAAGCTTAACTTTCCTCCGACGCTGATAGCAGCCATTCAGGAAGACAACTCAATTCTGGTGGGCAGCCTGCTGTCCACAGGGGACGGCATCATCCGCCAGCTGGATGAGTCTGAGGACCGTCTGTGGAGAGAAGCCCTGAACCTGTCCATCCGCATGGGCAATGAGGACACTTTCTCCGCTCTGATGCTGGGCGTCAAGTTTGACTTCAGGCAGATCTACGAGGCGCTGCTGGTGGCGGTGGACACCAACCAGCCCCGGGTGGTCAAGAGGCTCCTGGACCGCCTGGACCAGGAAAAGGGCAACAAGATGGATGTgcgctccttctccatggccataTTTGACCACTCCATTGACGACTCCCAGTTTGCTCCCGGAGTGACCCCGCTGACCCTGGCCTGTCAGAAAGACCTGTATGACATTGTCACCATGTTGACTAAAAAGGGTCATGCCATCCCTCTGCCTCACTCTGTCTCCTGTACCTGTCTGGAGTGCAGGAACGGCCGTCAGTATGACCTGCTGAAGTTCTCTCTGTCTCGTATCAACACCTACCGGGGCATGGCCAGCCGGGCATACCtctccatcaccacagaggaTGCCATGCTCAGTGCCTTCAGACTCAGTCGGGAGCTACGCAAGCTCTCCAAGAAAGAGCCTGAATTTAAG CCCCAGTACCTGAGCCTGGAAGAGCTGTGTCAGGAGTTCGCAGTGGAGATGCTGGCCATGTGTCGCAACCAGAGTGAGGTCACAACGATTCTGAACATCTGTGATGATGATAATGAAGATGAACTGGACAAGCAGAGCTTCGAGGAGGGGATTCCAACCCTGTCACGCCTACGCCTTGCAGTCAATTACAATCAGAAACTG TTTGTGAGTCATCCCATATGCCAGCAAGTGCTGTCGTCCATTTGGTGTGGAAACATCCCAGGGTGGAGGGGCAGCAAGACGGTCTGGAAACTCACGGTGTCTCTTGGGATCTTCTTCACCATGCCTCTCCTCTGTATGATCTACTGGGTCGCTCCCAAGTCCAAG ATTGGAAAGACTTTGAAGATACCTGTGATCAAATTCCTGCTGCACTCTGCCTCCTACCTGTGGTTCATCATCGCCCTTCTAGCTGAGTCTATTTTCATGGAGCTGTACCGCGATGAGTTCGCATCCCGGCAGCAAAACATCCTCTACAACTCCCTCCATATGATCTGGGTGGTCG gtttcttctggAGTGAGTGTAAGAATGTGTGGGCGGAGGGTCTGAGGGGTTACATCGTGGACTGGTCCAACATTCTGGACATGATAGTACTCAGCATGTACTTGGCCTCCTTCGGTCTGAGAGTCCTCATCATGGCAATTGGTCACTTTGTTTGCCAAGACCAAAACTTGGTTGAGAAGTGTGCCTACTTCACCCAAACAG TGCGGGATGAATGGTGGCAGGAGGACCCTCAGCTGATCTCAGAGATTCTGTTCGCTGTGACCAGCATGCTCAGCTTCACACGACTGGCCTACATCCTGCCTGCCCATGAGTCTCTGGGTACTCTGCAGATCTCCATTGGTATAATGATAGATGACATGATGAG GTTCATGTTTCTCTTGATGATCATTGGAACAGCTTTTCTCTGTGGACTGAATAATATCTACGTGCCCTACGCAACTTCTCCACATCTTGGACG CTTCAATGAAACCTTCAACTTTCTCTTCTGGACCATGTTTGGTGCATCTAATCAAGGCTATGTGGACATGCCAGATTTTGTTCTGGCTCAGTTTGTGGGCAGGGTCCTGTATGGGGTCTTCACTCTCGTCATTGTCATTATCCTGCTCAATATGCTTATCGCCATGATCACTAATTCATTCCAGAAGATAGAG GATGATGCTGATGTTGAATGGAAGTTTGCTCGTTCAAAGCTCTACTTGAGTTACTTCAGAGAGGGCTCCACTATACCGGTACCCTTCAACCTTGTCCCCTCTCCAAAGGCCTTGTTCTACTTACTGAG GGGCTTTTTCTGTTGTTGCAACCAAAAGAAAACTCCAGACTATCCTCCTATTGCCTCTGTG TCCAACAGTACAATGAACAACAGTGGCGAGGCAGGGATGGACCGAGTGTCATATCGCCTGCAGGTGGTCAAGGCGCTGGTACAGCGCTACATAGAAGCAGCCCGCAGGGAGTTTGGAGAGGCGACACGTAAAG ATGTGGGGAACAGGATCACAGAGCTGAACAAGGGGGTGGGGAGACTTCACTCTGCTATGAAGCAGCTCCATCAGAACCTGCAGAACAGCAAGTCCTTCGGCTCAAAGAGCGATGGAGGCAACTTCCTGGGCAAGTACATCAAAGGAGCAAAGAACAACTTTAAGAACTTTGATAAAAACGAGGCAATGGGGAATAGCCCAGACCTGTTACGAGTCAATCTGCACATCAtagggggggtggaggaggggaagaaagaggaggggaaAACAGAAATGATCCCAGAGGTGTTTACagagaaaaacacccccacaaacAACCGCGAGAGCTCCCCAGACATCAGCCCCGAGTCCCAAAGTGGGCAGGAGTtcctggagagagaaacagagagtacCTGCACACAGGGAACAGTGGGGGAAAACACTAACATCATGTCGTGA